One window of Marmota flaviventris isolate mMarFla1 chromosome 5, mMarFla1.hap1, whole genome shotgun sequence genomic DNA carries:
- the Marcol gene encoding MARCO-like protein gives MRAFVFLPFMFLAVFSVSSNQLPKPSVSKLEGNQEPTLVQEANNGANPLGRQKESNKLEGSHTQGKPGMIILQGKPRYSNHPGNPGNFDQQGRPEVLNQPWVQQGKPGSSSQQGHPGSSSQQGKPGSSSQQGRPGSSSQQGRPGSSSQQGQPGSFSQQGKPGSSSQQGQPGSFSQQGKPGSSSQQGKPGSSSQQGHPGSSSQQGKPGSSSQQGKPGSSSQQGQPGSFSQQGKPGSSSQQGHPGSSSQQGKPGSSSQQGRPGSSSQQGMSESSSQRGKPGSSSQQEKLESSGQQRKSRSFYMQEESKNVDHPLKGNVMEIQPDSMNSKNPPRNKKCQSIYKPVCGSDGKTYGNQCVFDQAKRSSNGKLNLKHEGKC, from the exons ATGCGGGCTTTCGTTTTCCTTCCCTTCATGTTCCTGGCTGTGTTCTCAG TATCTTCAAATCAGCTTCCAAAACCAAGTGTTTCCAAACTAGAAGGGAATCAAGAACCTACACTTGTTCAAGAGGCAAACAATGGAGCTAATCCTCTAGGAAGACAAAAGGAATCTAATAAGCTAGAAGGTAGTCACACACAAGGAAAACCAGGGATGATTATTCTGCAAGGAAAACCAAGATATTCTAACCATCCAGGGAACCCAGGGAATTTTGATCAGCAAGGAAGGCCAGAAGTTCTGAATCAGCCTTGGGT CCAGCAAGGGAAGCCAGGGTCTTCTAGCCAGCAAGGGCATCCAGGGTCATCCAGCCAGCAAGGGAAGCCAGGGTCATCCAGCCAGCAAGGGAGGCCAGGGTCATCCAGCCAGCAAGGGAGGCCAGGGTCATCCAGCCAGCAAGGGCAGCCAGGGTCATTTAGCCAGCAAGGGAAGCCAGGGTCATCCAGCCAGCAAGGGCAGCCAGGGTCATTTAGCCAGCAAGGGAAGCCAGGGTCATCCAGCCAGCAAGGGAAGCCAGGGTCTTCTAGCCAGCAAGGGCATCCAGGATCATCCAGCCAGCAAGGGAAGCCAGGGTCATCCAGCCAGCAAGGGAAGCCAGGGTCATCCAGCCAACAAGGGCAGCCAGGGTCGTTCAGCCAGCAAGGGAAGCCAGGGTCTTCTAGCCAGCAAGGGCATCCAGGGTCATCCAGCCAGCAAGGGAAGCCAGGGTCATCCAGCCAGCAAGGGAGGCCAGGGTCATCCAGCCAGCAAGGGATGTCAGAGTCTTCTAGCCAGCGAGGGAAGCCAGGGTCTTCAAGCCAGCAAGAGAAGCTAGAGTCTTCTGGCCAACAAAGGAAATCACGGTCTTTTTACATgcaagaagaaagtaaaaatgtagaCCACCCTTTGAAGGGCAATGTAATGGAAATTCAG CCGGACAGCATGAACAGCAAAAACCcacctagaaataaaaaatgtcaatcGATTTACAAACCTGTCTGTGGTTCTGATGGAAAAACCTATGGTAACCAGTGTGTATTTGACCAAGCAAAGAG gtcgagtaatggaaaactgaatcTGAAACATGAGGGGAAATGTTAA